The genomic window TTTCAATTACAAAGGAAACCGATATTGAGCATATTCAGAGACTGCGACACAGATACCGTAACGATGAGTAGGGAGCCCCATCCAAACGAGAGGGCCTAACATATCGTTGCAGCGGAAGCGGCATAAACCGTCGCGGCGCTTAACTCTTCCGTTACTCTCTTTCAGTCGGTAATAATTGCTTTTGTGAAACCACTCATTGTGCGACTTTGTAGGTAAAGCCGCAATGCCTAATGTGACGTCCACTTAGGTGGCTGGAGAAGACTGCAACGACTAGTAATAATATGATATCAATGAGTTAAATAGACTACAATATGCGGATAGCCTCACCCCGACTGAGGCGAGCGCGCTGCAATCAACGCTTGAAAATGGCGGAGTATATTATTAGAATGAAGGTCATGGATCATCTGCTCGAATTTGCCGTTCACTGTGCCCGCGAATCGGGGAAGATTCAACGCAAGAATTATGAGAAACATTTTGAGATACACCACAAAGGGGAAATCAATCTCGTAACGGACGTGGATTTCGCCTGTCAGGAGCGTATCATAAAGCTCATACGCCAAAGCTTTCCCCAGGACCATATCATCAGCGAGGAAAAATCGAATCGTTTTGACGGGACACAGAACAGGTGGATCGTCGATCCCCTTGACGGCACCACGAACTATGCGCACGGCTATCCGTTCTTTTGTACTTCAATCGCCTACGAGGTGAAGGGAGAAGTTGTGCTCGGCGTGGTCTATAACCCGATCTTCAAGGAACTCTTCACCGGCCGAAAAGGACGCGGGGCGTATCTCAACGGCAGACGGCTTAACGTATCGGGCATACGAACCCTCAAGAACTCTCTCTTAAGCACCGGTTTTCCCTACGACATCGTGACAAGCAAGGACAACAACATCGACCATTTTATCAATTTTCTGTACCACGCGCAGGCGGTGAGAAGGGACGGCTCCGCGGCGCTCAATTTGAGCTATGTGGCCGCCGGGAGATTTGACGGATACTGGGAATTGAAACTCAATTCATGGGACATGGCCGCAGGGGCGCTCATCGTCCGTGAAGCCGGGGGGCGCATCACCAATCTGCGCGGCGGCAGATTCGACATTTACAAAAATGATGTTATCGCCACAAACGGACTGATCCATGCGCAGATGGTGAAGATTCTCAAAAAGAAGACGCCGTAAATTATATCCAAGGGGTCATCACATGAAAGAGTATTCGATCGACGATATAAAGACTATTTTGAGACCCAAACTCGGGCAGGACGTTCCTTTGCTTCTCTTCAGAATTCTCAGAATCATTGGCATGAGGCAGATTCTCGGGGAGACTTCAGGCGCGACACTGTACATGGTCGGCAAGCAGGTGGGAAATTTGATCGGCGCCAAAGACCTCGAAGATTTTAGGGCAAAGATAATGGAGCTCAAAGTGGGCATACCGGAAGTCCAAATTGTTGACGAAGACCATCTGACCGTAAAGCTCTACGAGTGTATCACCTGCGCCGGTTTCGCCTATACCGGAGAGATGTTTTGCGATATGGAAAGCGGCATTATTGCGGGCCTTATCGAGACCATATACGAAAAGAAGGCAAAATCCAGGCAGACCAAAAGCTGGTCCGTGGGGTTTAATTACTGCGAGTTCGAGATATTTCTCTACTGACAGAACATGGCCCATAAAAAGAACCCTTACGAAACCAGACTGCGAGAGCTTGAGGTAACGCTCGAAGAAGAGAGGGGTATCTCGAAAGCGCGCAACACCCTGCTTGAAGCGAACATCAAGGAACTCGATACGATCTATGAAGTGCTCAATGAGAAGCT from Syntrophorhabdaceae bacterium includes these protein-coding regions:
- a CDS encoding inositol monophosphatase family protein encodes the protein MDHLLEFAVHCARESGKIQRKNYEKHFEIHHKGEINLVTDVDFACQERIIKLIRQSFPQDHIISEEKSNRFDGTQNRWIVDPLDGTTNYAHGYPFFCTSIAYEVKGEVVLGVVYNPIFKELFTGRKGRGAYLNGRRLNVSGIRTLKNSLLSTGFPYDIVTSKDNNIDHFINFLYHAQAVRRDGSAALNLSYVAAGRFDGYWELKLNSWDMAAGALIVREAGGRITNLRGGRFDIYKNDVIATNGLIHAQMVKILKKKTP
- a CDS encoding V4R domain-containing protein encodes the protein MKEYSIDDIKTILRPKLGQDVPLLLFRILRIIGMRQILGETSGATLYMVGKQVGNLIGAKDLEDFRAKIMELKVGIPEVQIVDEDHLTVKLYECITCAGFAYTGEMFCDMESGIIAGLIETIYEKKAKSRQTKSWSVGFNYCEFEIFLY